One stretch of Excalfactoria chinensis isolate bCotChi1 chromosome 2, bCotChi1.hap2, whole genome shotgun sequence DNA includes these proteins:
- the LOC140247603 gene encoding probable G-protein coupled receptor 141: MLSRMSNSSLTLQNHSFISTVPDISDRLRSTLIILYSIDLAGGTLGVVVMSHQLFQRRSQSAMIIIIINLLVLHIFLLLSIPFRLSYYILQEWKFGTFICKLVSATAYLHMYSTFTFYVSIIVIRLFQLEFNKCHTIIWVTAVWMLGALVIAPVFLSYYGTSRTYPSSRCFQFQQEMEEAPMVVVNYCLVGVLLAVCGLLTILQLSVMCKLTVKYWPDINSHVEFRAQAKSFFFTLVTIVCFMPHHIFRIYYIQNLHLDKDHKLFTYNEIFLALTTMCCLDMLCFIAGIAH, translated from the coding sequence ATGCTTAGCAGGATGTCCAACAGCAGCTTAACCCTACAGAATCATTCTTTCATCAGCACAGTGCCGGACATCTCAGACAGGCTTCGTTCTACTCTCATAATCCTGTACAGCATTGACCTTGCTGGGGGTACTCTTGGTGTCGTTGTGATGTCTCACCAGTTGTTTCAAAGAAGATCCCAATCCGCGATGATTATTATCATAATCAACCTCCTAGTGCTGCACATCTTTCTGCTACTCAGCATCCCCTTCCGCCTCAGCTATTACATTTTACAGGAATGGAAATTTGGGACATTCATTTGCAAGCTAGTAAGTGCCACCGCCTACCTCCATATGTACAGCACCTTCACCTTTTATGTTTCTATCATCGTAATACGTCTCTTCCAACTTGAGTTCAACAAGTGCCACACTATAATTTGGGTGACGGCTGTCTGGATGCTAGGAGCACTGGTGATTgctcctgtttttctctcttactATGGCACCTCTAGAACATACCCTTCCTCTCGATGTTTTCAGTTCCAGCAGGAAATGGAAGAGGCACCCATGGTGGTAGTAAACTACTGCTTGGTTGGAGTTCTGCTGGCAGTTTGTGGCTTGCTCACTATACTCCAGTTATCTGTGATGTGCAAACTGACTGTGAAATACTGGCCTGACATCAACTCCCATGTGGAATTCAGGGCTCAGGCAAAGAGTTTCTTCTTCACCTTGGTAACAATTGTGTGCTTTATGCCTCATCATATATTCAGGATATATTATATTCAAAACCTGCACCTGGATAAAGACCATAAACTTTTTACATACAATGAAATTTTTTTAGCTTTAACAACAATGTGCTGCTTGGATATGTTGTGCTTCATAGCAGGCATAGCCCACTGA